The nucleotide sequence GGTCTACTTGTTCGCGTCGCTCGCGATCGAGGCGGTCGGCCGCGCGGGCGGCGCCGTTGTCGAAGAGGTGCGCCGACAGTTCCGCGAGAAGCCGGGAATCATGGACCGCACCGAGAAGCCGGACTACGGTCGGGCGGTCGCGATCGTCACAGCGGCAGCCCAGCGCGAGATGATCCTGCCTGCGCTGATCCCGATCCTGGTGCCGCTGGTGGTCGGGCTGCTCTCCTATAAGGCGCTCGGCGGACTACTGATCGGCGTCATCATCGTCGGCTTCTTCGCGGCGGTATCGATGACCTCTGGCGGTGGCGCCTGGGACAACGCGAAGAAACTGATCGAGGACGGCGAGTTCGGCGGGAAGGGATCGGAGGCGCACGCAGCTTCCGTAACCGGTGACACGGTCGGCGACCCCTACAAGGACACCGCCGGTCCGGCGATCAACCCGATGATCAAGGTCGCGAACATCGTGGCGTTGTTGATCATCCCGTTCCTCGTCTGAGCGCAAACGCGACATCGGTGGCATCGCAGTAGGGCCCGGTAGGGCGGTAGCTTCTCCGGCGGGTGGCTCGCTTCCGGCCGCGCGGAGTTGGCCTCGAGCGGGTGCTCGGCACCGCCGCTCTGTTCAGCACTGCCTACGGCAACGTGGGCAGCTCGATCTACTACGCGCTCGGCCTCGTTGCCGTCTTCGCCCTCGGTCTGACCCCCGCGGTCTTCGTGATCGCGGGGGTCATCTTCGCGTGCACCGCCGCGACCTATGCGGAGGGCACGACGATGTACCCGGAAGCGGGTGGCTCGTCGTCTTTTGCGCGCCATGCCTTCAACGAGCTCTGGGCGTTCGTGGCGGCATGGGGCCAAATGCTCAACTACATAATCACGGTCGCGATATCGGCCTTCTTCGTCCCTCACTACTTAGGGGTCTTCTGGCCTGAGCTAGGGCGCTCCCCGGGCGACATCGTCGGTGGCGTGATCACGATCGCGTTGCTGGTCGCCCTCAACGTGGTGGGTGTCAAGGAATCCGCCCGACTCAACGTGATCCTCGCGGTCACTGACTTCCTCACGCAGCTCGCGCTGGTCGCGATCGGGCTGGTCCTCGTCTTTTCGCCGGAGACGCTGGTGCAGAACGTCGATCTCGGTCGCTACCCGACAATCTCCAACTTCCTGATCGCGATCCCCGTGGGGATGGTGGCCTACACGGGCATCGAAACGATCTCGAACATGGCCGAGGAGGCCCGCGACTACGGGCGCACGATTCCCCGCGGGATCGCAGCGGTGGTGGCGGCCGTCACGGCGATCTACGCCTTCCTGCCGGCGGTGGCGCTTTCCGCAATGCCGGTCGAGGAGGGACGCACGGTGCTCGCACTGCCGAAAGAGCAAGGCGGGTTCGCCGACGATCCGGTACTTGGCATCGTCGAGAACATGGACCTTGGCGCGTTGCAGCGGCCCGCCGAGATCTACGTCGGCTTGCTCGCCGCCACGATCCTTTTCCTGGCAACCAATGCGGGCCTCATTGGGGTCTCGCGGCTCACCTACTCGATGGGGCAATACCGCCAGCTCCCCGAGCGCCTACGCGCGCT is from Thermoleophilum album and encodes:
- a CDS encoding amino acid permease; protein product: MARFRPRGVGLERVLGTAALFSTAYGNVGSSIYYALGLVAVFALGLTPAVFVIAGVIFACTAATYAEGTTMYPEAGGSSSFARHAFNELWAFVAAWGQMLNYIITVAISAFFVPHYLGVFWPELGRSPGDIVGGVITIALLVALNVVGVKESARLNVILAVTDFLTQLALVAIGLVLVFSPETLVQNVDLGRYPTISNFLIAIPVGMVAYTGIETISNMAEEARDYGRTIPRGIAAVVAAVTAIYAFLPAVALSAMPVEEGRTVLALPKEQGGFADDPVLGIVENMDLGALQRPAEIYVGLLAATILFLATNAGLIGVSRLTYSMGQYRQLPERLRALHPRFRTPYVSIVLFGLVACVTLLPGEAEFLGTVYAFGAMLSFTIAHAAVATLRVRAPQVPRPWKGPGNLRVAGYELPLYSLLGGLGTGIALVVVSALNLTTLAVGSAWLLIGLALYVVYRRRQGLGLTETRKVVLPEPVVEREVEYESILVAFEGPKLEPEAIRTACRLAARRNRAVHVLVLIPVPYNLPLDAEMPAEEEAAQALIDSARVIGGRRVTGHWEKVRPGGAGRRIVDEARAIRARAVVLPVPAKRPGGGFGGTIETVLEERPGRVILVSARGGSSPLPRAA